In the genome of Synechococcus sp. UW179A, the window CTGGTTCTTCGATGTTGCCGCCCAGCTCTGCAATCTGAGCACGCAACTGATCGGACCTGGCTCGATCGCCGCGGGTGATTGCTACGGCCAAGGCGAATTCAAGCTTTTCAAGCTGATGACCACCCTCGATGTACCCGCTGGAACCTGAAGACGACAATCCCGATGAGCCTTGAGCGAGGGAGCAACGGTTCTTGCCGGTATTGCGAGGACCAGAGGTTGAGACAGTTGTGGGAGCCATGGTCAGCTTTCTTTTCATTTTGCCACCTCCGGCCAGCCTCATGCAGCCACAGCCTCGCCTTCAGACTCACTCGTTGAAGGCTGAGACAACATTCCAGCTGAATCTGTAGCCGCATCCGAGCAAAGCTCAGTGCTGTTCAACAACTCCTGGCAATCGAGCAGCAGTTGATCCACGTCATCCAGACGCTGCCGCTGTTCAGCAGGCATGGTTTCGGCCTCGCTGCGCTGCTGACGCACTTGCAGCTCCAGGCTTTCCAGGCGCTGTTCAAGCCTGACCAGACGCTGCGACAGGGCGTTGAGCATCTGAGCGACATCTTCCGCCGTACGAGTGATGCGGAAGGACACGGACTGAGTCATCCGAAGACGGGCGAGTGCTGGCCTGATGACAACACATGGGTGACCAACTCTCAAGAGCTGTGCGACAAAGCGTTCCCGCTGTGGATTCAAACTAAGAGATCTGCTGCCTGCGGGTTCCATGCCTTCTCTGATGATCCTGCTGGTGTATGCCCTAGCCGGAACTGGTATGGGACTACTCGCCCTGAGAACTGGGATTCCAGCCGCACCGCTTGCGGGCGCATTGATCGGTGCTGCGGTGGTGAGCATGAGCGGGCGTCTTGAGGTTGCCGAATGGCCGCCCGGTACACGCACCGCTCTTCAGATCGGAATCGGAACTGTGATCGGCACCGGACTAACGCAAACATCTCTCGAGCAGTTACAAAATCTCTGGAAGCCAGCAGTGCTGATCACTCTCACATTGGTCATGACAGGTCTGGTGGTTGGTCTCTGGGCCAGTCGTCTGCTTGGAGTCGATCCACTGATCACCCTGCTCGGAGCAGCGCCTGGCGGAATCAGTGGCATGAGCCTGGTCGGAGAGGATTACGGCGTTGGC includes:
- a CDS encoding chemotaxis protein is translated as MTQSVSFRITRTAEDVAQMLNALSQRLVRLEQRLESLELQVRQQRSEAETMPAEQRQRLDDVDQLLLDCQELLNSTELCSDAATDSAGMLSQPSTSESEGEAVAA
- a CDS encoding AbrB family transcriptional regulator; the protein is MPSLMILLVYALAGTGMGLLALRTGIPAAPLAGALIGAAVVSMSGRLEVAEWPPGTRTALQIGIGTVIGTGLTQTSLEQLQNLWKPAVLITLTLVMTGLVVGLWASRLLGVDPLITLLGAAPGGISGMSLVGEDYGVGAAVAALHAVRLITVLLVLPLVVKLLTPLGLGNS